A genomic window from Glycine max cultivar Williams 82 chromosome 17, Glycine_max_v4.0, whole genome shotgun sequence includes:
- the LOC106796664 gene encoding uncharacterized protein KIAA0754-like, which translates to MAQSNSSRLGFPALITALCKTRGVASDTLVFECLHPVINLAYIRKNCWNPDDPTIIIRGAKRPRARPVEAPSTSTTPHLASTSEAPPPARIAAAPSTPPLLVAPPDSIPTVEKFNEWVAWPGTQPPPHRDDANPAAQVPHQPSNESSESSTPKPLIRKRRVVVTQEAVATPEKSPEATPEPPTPMADTTSPQQAANPSTPEVQTTPVLSLNTSPVATPVLHLIDDEEVQTQDTQDQSQDF; encoded by the exons ATGGCCCAGTCTAACTCCTCAAGACTCGGGTTTCCTGCTCTTATCACAGCTTTATGCAAGACTAGAGGAGTTGCCTCCGACACTCTTGTCTTTGAATGTCTACACCCGGTCATTAATTTGGCCTACATAAGGAAGAATTGTTGGAACCCTGATGATCCAACAATTATTATTAGGGGGGCCAAAAGACCAAGGGCAAGGCCAGTTGAGGCTCCTTCTACATCAACAACTCCTCATCTAGCTTCTACATCAGAAGCTCCTCCTCCAGCTCGTATTGCAGCAGCTCCTTCTACCCCACCTCTT CTGGTAGCACCTCCAGACTCCATCCCTACAGTAGAGAAATTTAATGAATGGGTAGCCTGGCCAGGGACTCAGCCTCCTCCTCACAGGGACGACGCAAATCCCGCTGCTCAGGTACCACATCAGCCATCGAATGAGTCATCAGAGTCTTCCACTCCTAAGCCCTTGATCAGGAAAAGGAGGGTAGTTGTAACTCAGGAAGCCGTAGCCACTCCTGAAAAGTCTCCTGAGGCCACTCCAGAGCCTCCGACACCAATGGCAGATACCACTTCTCCACAGCAGGCAGCAAACCCTTCCACACCTGAGGTTCAAACCACCCCAGTCCTGTCTTTGAACACCTCTCCTGTAGCTACTCCTGTACTGCATTTGATTGACGACGAGGAGGTTCAAACACAGGATACTCAGGACCAATCACaagatttttaa
- the LOC100777365 gene encoding 26S proteasome non-ATPase regulatory subunit 11 homolog, which yields MSSFLPASAESLDLAVEAKDPSESISILYQVLDDPSSSPDALRMKEQAITNLTEHLREQNRAEDLHSLLTQLRPFFSLIPKAKTAKIVRGIIDTVAKIPGTSDLQITLCKEMMQWTRAEKRTFLRQRVEARLAALLMESKDYSEALTLLSGLVKEVRRLDDKLLLVDIDLLESKLHFSLRNLPKAKAALTAARTAANAIYVPPAQQGAIDLQSGILHAEEKDYKTAYSYFFEAFESFNALDDPKAVFSLKYMLLCKIMVSQADDVAGIISSKAGVQYLGPDLDAMKAIADAHSKRSLKLFEIALRDYKAQLEEDPIVHRHLSSLYDSLMEQNLWRLIEPYARVEIAHIAELIKLPVDHVEQKLSQMILDKKFVGTLDQGAGCLVIFDDPKTDAIYPATLETIFNIGKVVDSLYVRSAKIVA from the coding sequence ATGTCTTCTTTTCTTCCCGCCTCAGCCGAGTCACTTGATCTGGCAGTGGAGGCCAAAGACCCGTCTGAGTCCATCTCCATTCTTTATCAGGTACTTGAtgatccttcttcttctccagaTGCTCTGCGCATGAAAGAGCAGGCCATCACAAACCTCACTGAGCATCTCAGGGAACAGAATAGGGCAGAGGATTTGCACAGCCTTCTTACACAGTTGAGGCCCTTCTTTTCCTTGATTCCTAAGGCAAAAACTGCAAAGATAGTGAGGGGCATAATTGATACTGTTGCAAAAATACCAGGGACTTCTGATCTACAAATTACACTATGCAAAGAAATGATGCAATGGACTCGTGCTGAAAAGCGTACCTTTCTGAGGCAGCGAGTTGAGGCAAGGCTTGCAGCACTTCTGATGGAAAGTAAAGATTATTCTGAAGCTTTGACTCTCCTCAGCGGCCTGGTCAAAGAGGTTAGAAGACTAGATGACAAGCTTCTACTTGTAGACATAGACTTGCTTGAAAGCAAGCTACACTTCTCCTTAAGAAACCTTCCAAAGGCAAAAGCTGCTCTCACAGCTGCAAGAACAGCTGCAAATGCTATTTATGTTCCTCCAGCTCAACAAGGTGCCATAGATCTACAGAGTGGGATTCTTCACGCAGAGGAGAAGGATTACAAAACTGCATATAGTTATTTCTTTGAAGCTTTTGAGTCTTTCAATGCTCTTGATGACCCCAAGGCTGTATTTAGCCTGAAATACATGTTGTTATGCAAGATTATGGTGAGTCAAGCTGATGATGTGGCTGGAATCATATCTTCTAAAGCTGGCGTGCAATATCTTGGGCCTGATTTGGATGCTATGAAAGCCATTGCAGATGCTCATTCTAAGCGATCTCTGAAGTTATTCGAAATTGCTTTGCGAGACTACAAGGCTCAGTTGGAGGAAGATCCAATTGTCCACAGGCACCTGTCATCCCTGTATGATTCTCTCATGGAGCAGAACCTTTGGAGATTGATTGAACCATACGCAAGGGTTGAGATTGCACACATTGCTGAACTAATTAAACTTCCTGTTGATCACGTGGAGCAAAAGTTGTCTCAGATGATTTTGGACAAGAAGTTCGTTGGGACATTGGATCAAGGAGCTGGATGCCTTGTCATATTCGATGATCCCAAGACTGATGCAATATATCCTGCAACCTTAGAAACCATTTTCAATATTGGGAAAGTTGTGGACAGTCTTTATGTTAGGTCTGCCAAGATAGTGGCATGA